A window of the candidate division KSB1 bacterium genome harbors these coding sequences:
- a CDS encoding 4Fe-4S dicluster domain-containing protein: protein MSQSLVEQVRMAGVVGAGGAGFPTHIKLGARCEVVIANGAECEPLLQCDQQIMTAFTDRVLRGLALAMTATGASQGVVAVKAKYGKAIAALEQALAKIPQSIRLHTLQDHYPAGDEQVLVYEVLSRVVPAGKLPIHVGAVVQNVHTLLHVADAAQGQPVLDRFVTVVGEVRRPQTLRLPIGTPVPVAMELCGGAICVGPVVVRGGPMMGTIAGPDDGVDKTTTGLYVLPSDHPVVLSKQTPLEHSLARAKSVCEQCSFCTQYCPRYLLGHDLFPHKIMQGVAYASDVAADVVTGALLCCECGLCGTLFACPMGLSPDRYNAHLKGQMRARGVKLPSVSSSPQPPADRSARKVPVDMLVRRLGLERYRRPAPLQEEVAAVPRVVLSLAQGAGAPARPVVRVGQKVRKGELVAAMSPAGISAHMHASISGTVTSVTAQRISIEA, encoded by the coding sequence ATGAGCCAGTCTCTGGTCGAACAGGTGCGTATGGCCGGCGTGGTGGGGGCCGGCGGAGCGGGTTTTCCCACGCACATCAAGCTGGGCGCGCGGTGCGAGGTGGTCATCGCCAACGGCGCCGAGTGCGAGCCCTTGCTGCAGTGCGACCAGCAGATCATGACCGCCTTTACCGACCGCGTACTGCGCGGTCTTGCTCTGGCAATGACAGCCACTGGCGCAAGCCAAGGAGTCGTGGCTGTCAAAGCCAAATACGGCAAGGCCATTGCAGCCCTTGAGCAGGCCCTTGCGAAAATCCCCCAGAGCATACGTCTCCACACCCTCCAAGACCACTACCCAGCCGGGGACGAGCAGGTGTTGGTCTACGAAGTGTTGAGCCGTGTGGTGCCCGCCGGGAAACTCCCGATCCACGTGGGCGCGGTGGTGCAGAACGTGCACACCCTCCTGCACGTGGCCGATGCTGCGCAGGGGCAGCCGGTGTTGGACCGCTTTGTTACCGTGGTCGGAGAAGTGCGGCGTCCCCAGACCTTGCGCCTCCCCATCGGCACGCCGGTGCCTGTTGCCATGGAGCTCTGCGGCGGCGCCATCTGCGTCGGCCCTGTGGTCGTGCGCGGTGGCCCGATGATGGGCACGATTGCCGGGCCCGACGACGGTGTGGACAAGACCACGACGGGACTCTACGTCCTCCCCTCAGACCACCCAGTCGTGCTCAGCAAACAGACGCCGCTCGAGCACTCATTGGCCAGAGCCAAATCGGTCTGTGAGCAGTGTTCGTTTTGCACCCAATACTGTCCCCGCTACTTGCTTGGCCACGACCTCTTTCCCCACAAGATTATGCAGGGAGTAGCATATGCCTCGGACGTCGCAGCCGACGTGGTCACCGGGGCATTGTTGTGTTGTGAATGTGGTCTATGCGGCACTTTATTCGCCTGCCCGATGGGACTCTCCCCCGACCGCTACAATGCCCATCTGAAGGGGCAAATGCGTGCGCGGGGCGTGAAGCTGCCTTCCGTTTCTTCGTCGCCGCAGCCGCCCGCCGATCGCTCAGCAAGGAAAGTGCCCGTGGACATGCTGGTACGCCGCCTGGGTCTGGAGCGCTACCGGCGTCCGGCACCGCTTCAGGAGGAAGTTGCCGCTGTGCCGCGCGTAGTCCTGTCGCTTGCCCAGGGCGCAGGGGCTCCGGCCAGGCCAGTGGTCAGGGTGGGGCAGAAGGTGCGCAAAGGGGAGCTGGTGGCCGCGATGAGCCCTGCGGGTATCTCCGCCCATATGCATGCCAGTATCAGCGGCACGGTGACCAGCGTCACTGCGCAGCGTATCAGCATTGAGGCGTAG
- a CDS encoding sigma-70 family RNA polymerase sigma factor translates to MGRISQLQKEDPQLRAYLAEISKIPLLSVEQEVELSEKAKRGDDRALQRLVEANLRFVVMVAKEYQDQGLPITDLINEGNLGLMEAARRFDSTRGIKFISYAVWWIRQSILQAIANYGRLVRLPINQVWTRNKVLKASTALEQDLGRDPSIEEIASELKTDSSTLLRNMRLWGRDVSLEDSVSWGDEDIRVVDRLPDKDLPEPDSPLVSESLREEIENALKSLDKREAEVLRLFFGIGQYRPLTLGEIGEVMHLSRERIRQIKDRALRRLRHISRSEKLRPYLG, encoded by the coding sequence GTGGGAAGGATAAGCCAACTACAAAAAGAAGATCCTCAGCTCAGAGCTTATCTTGCGGAGATTAGCAAAATACCCCTACTTTCGGTGGAACAGGAGGTAGAGCTTTCCGAGAAAGCCAAGCGTGGCGACGACCGTGCCCTGCAGCGGCTTGTGGAGGCCAACCTTCGTTTTGTGGTCATGGTGGCAAAAGAGTACCAGGACCAAGGGCTTCCCATCACCGACCTTATTAACGAGGGTAACCTCGGGCTGATGGAAGCGGCGCGGCGCTTCGATTCCACGCGAGGCATCAAGTTCATTTCGTATGCAGTGTGGTGGATCAGGCAGTCCATTTTGCAGGCGATTGCCAACTACGGACGGCTGGTACGCCTGCCCATCAACCAGGTGTGGACGCGGAACAAGGTGCTGAAGGCCTCTACCGCCTTGGAGCAGGATCTGGGGCGCGATCCGAGCATCGAGGAGATCGCTTCGGAGCTAAAGACCGACTCCTCGACCCTGCTCAGGAACATGCGCTTGTGGGGCCGCGACGTGTCGTTGGAGGACAGTGTCAGCTGGGGCGATGAGGACATTCGGGTCGTTGACCGCCTGCCCGACAAGGACCTTCCGGAACCCGACTCGCCGCTGGTCAGCGAGTCGCTGCGGGAGGAGATTGAAAACGCGCTCAAATCTCTGGACAAGCGGGAAGCCGAGGTACTGCGCCTCTTCTTCGGCATCGGTCAATACCGTCCCCTGACGTTGGGGGAGATCGGGGAGGTGATGCACCTGAGCCGCGAGCGGATCAGGCAGATCAAGGATCGGGCCTTGCGTCGCTTGCGCCACATTTCGCGCAGCGAGAAGCTTCGCCCCTATTTGGGATAG